A genomic region of Persephonella marina EX-H1 contains the following coding sequences:
- a CDS encoding response regulator — MIEERKATILIVDDDPQNRMLLRFFCKKWGFDVVECKNGAEAVKEANEKDIDIILMDLMMPKLDGFSALEVLKNNEKTKYIPVIILTAAEDTESRIKGIELGADDFFTKPINIHELKLRLKNSLKLKYYNDTLKNYNLYLENELKKKISEVKRAYIDSLYRLTKIAEYKDRETGDHLKRIGYFSKEVAVRLGLGSEFSENIYHASQMHDIGKVGIPEKILQKNGSLTQEEFEIMKKHTIIGADILKGSHISVLQMAEKIAKYHHEKWNGEGYPFRLKGESIPLSARIVALADIYDALRSERIYKPPLTHQQATEVILNGDNRTKPEHFDPEVLNIFRKYHRTFEEIYETVRAVS; from the coding sequence ATGATAGAGGAGAGAAAGGCTACCATTCTCATAGTTGATGATGATCCTCAAAACAGAATGTTACTCAGATTTTTCTGTAAAAAATGGGGCTTTGATGTTGTTGAGTGTAAGAATGGAGCTGAGGCTGTAAAGGAAGCTAATGAAAAGGATATAGACATAATATTGATGGATCTGATGATGCCGAAACTTGATGGATTTTCAGCTTTAGAAGTGCTTAAGAACAACGAGAAAACAAAATATATACCTGTGATAATACTCACAGCTGCAGAGGATACAGAGTCAAGAATAAAAGGTATAGAGCTTGGAGCAGATGACTTTTTTACAAAACCTATAAACATACATGAGTTAAAGCTCAGGTTAAAAAATAGTTTAAAACTAAAGTACTACAATGATACACTCAAGAATTACAACCTATACCTTGAAAATGAGCTCAAAAAAAAGATATCTGAGGTAAAGAGAGCCTACATAGACTCGCTTTACAGACTTACAAAGATAGCAGAATACAAAGACAGGGAGACAGGAGATCATCTTAAAAGAATAGGATACTTTTCCAAGGAGGTTGCTGTAAGGCTTGGCCTTGGATCCGAGTTTTCAGAAAATATATACCATGCCTCACAGATGCATGATATAGGTAAGGTCGGTATTCCTGAAAAGATACTCCAGAAAAACGGCAGTCTTACACAGGAAGAGTTTGAGATAATGAAAAAACATACAATAATAGGTGCTGATATACTTAAGGGATCACATATATCGGTCTTACAGATGGCGGAGAAGATAGCAAAATACCACCACGAAAAATGGAATGGTGAAGGATATCCCTTCAGGCTGAAAGGAGAGAGTATCCCTCTCTCAGCAAGGATTGTTGCTCTGGCTGATATATATGATGCTTTAAGATCTGAAAGGATATACAAACCCCCGCTCACTCATCAGCAGGCAACTGAGGTTATACTTAATGGGGACAACAGAACAAAACCGGAACATTTTGATCCGGAGGTTTTAAATATATTCAGGAAGTACCACAGAACTTTTGAAGAGATATATGAAACTGTTAGAGCGGTATCATGA
- a CDS encoding response regulator — protein MKKILIIDDNHQNRLLIKMILQKKGYTVIEAESGEKGLALAFEQNPDLIILDMMMPEVDGWEVMERLKENSKTENIPIIIFSALDDLESIEADGFIPKPVDVNRLIQTVSEVIG, from the coding sequence ATGAAGAAGATACTGATAATTGATGATAATCATCAAAATAGGCTTCTTATAAAGATGATCTTACAGAAAAAAGGGTACACAGTTATTGAGGCAGAGAGTGGAGAAAAGGGTCTTGCACTTGCCTTTGAGCAAAATCCTGACCTTATCATACTTGATATGATGATGCCTGAGGTTGACGGCTGGGAAGTTATGGAAAGATTGAAAGAAAACAGTAAAACGGAAAATATACCGATCATAATATTCTCAGCACTTGATGATCTGGAATCCATTGAAGCTGATGGATTTATACCAAAGCCTGTTGATGTTAACAGGCTTATACAGACGGTCTCGGAAGTGATAGGATGA
- a CDS encoding HAMP domain-containing sensor histidine kinase → MRLRSIKYRIVLSFLVASLIPFIASIFLVFKKGEEHLIDNIIDQQYSQITFLKKTILRDFHNLHTELSFWSENQILNDILVDDIDKRIQKFLFSIKENKDVKGVLFVSNIKGVIISSTEKSLLGKTINSKYLENYFSDLHHFRLLDKDVIKLSVPVYSSFQNQKIGYLVLLLYPDYFSQYTFSTRNSINSIYNRKNRLFIGSEIPVPKNLKDEGYFEFGNFLTIYKKIDDLYLRDWFILLQLNKESIFSPLKSMETIFIGVALCGMAIILILSSVVATRLVKPVKLLTETADYISRTKDYSKRVDIRSEDEIGILAKAFNNMLSEIQSALEKIKQENRERLRLFTKLIEIINRITSANSEMEVIDIVTQELESFLNVEKVEFTKDKKPGGISIPVDTESVKGFIHFDLKRDITVEEEQFLKSIGRMINLYIERLELLHKAQSASRAKSAFISNMSHELRTPLNSIIGFAQYLQMAETDEENIKAARSIELAGRHLLDMINDILDFAKIEAGAVKVNKRSFPVKKLIDEISAMVQPLIQEKGLKLILPENTDTVINTDYRLLKQVLLNLLSNAVKFTEEGYIKIDVRKDNGKIYFSVIDTGIGISRENIDKLFKDFTQLENPLQKKYKGTGLGLAISKKYIELLGGEIYAYSEGEGKGAKFEFYIPL, encoded by the coding sequence ATGAGATTAAGGAGTATAAAATACAGGATAGTTTTATCATTTCTTGTGGCAAGTCTTATCCCTTTTATAGCCTCAATATTTCTTGTTTTTAAAAAAGGTGAGGAACATCTTATAGATAATATAATTGATCAGCAGTACAGTCAGATAACATTTCTGAAAAAAACTATCCTTAGGGATTTTCACAATCTTCATACAGAGCTTTCATTCTGGTCTGAAAACCAGATACTGAACGATATACTTGTTGATGATATAGATAAAAGAATCCAGAAATTTCTTTTCAGCATAAAGGAAAATAAAGATGTGAAAGGGGTTTTATTCGTATCAAATATAAAAGGGGTAATAATATCTTCAACAGAAAAATCCCTTTTAGGTAAAACAATTAATTCTAAATATCTTGAGAACTATTTTTCAGATCTTCACCATTTCAGACTTTTGGATAAAGATGTTATAAAGCTTTCTGTTCCTGTTTATTCATCATTTCAAAACCAGAAGATAGGCTATCTGGTACTCCTTTTGTATCCAGACTATTTCAGTCAGTACACATTTTCAACAAGAAACAGTATTAACAGTATTTACAACAGAAAGAACAGACTTTTTATAGGTAGTGAGATACCTGTACCAAAAAATTTAAAAGATGAAGGTTATTTTGAGTTTGGAAATTTCCTTACAATCTATAAAAAGATAGATGATCTCTATCTGAGAGACTGGTTTATACTTCTCCAGCTGAATAAGGAGTCTATATTCTCACCTTTGAAATCAATGGAAACTATCTTTATAGGGGTTGCCCTCTGCGGTATGGCTATCATTCTTATACTTTCCTCAGTTGTGGCAACAAGACTTGTAAAACCTGTAAAACTCCTTACAGAAACGGCAGATTATATCTCAAGAACGAAGGATTACTCTAAAAGGGTTGATATAAGGTCTGAAGACGAGATAGGTATCCTCGCAAAGGCTTTTAACAATATGCTTTCAGAGATCCAGTCAGCACTTGAGAAGATAAAGCAGGAAAACAGAGAGAGACTAAGACTTTTTACAAAACTGATAGAGATAATAAACAGGATAACATCAGCAAACTCAGAGATGGAGGTTATAGATATTGTCACACAGGAACTTGAGAGCTTCCTTAATGTTGAAAAGGTTGAGTTTACAAAAGACAAGAAACCAGGTGGGATAAGTATTCCTGTTGATACAGAATCTGTAAAAGGTTTTATACATTTTGATCTGAAAAGGGATATAACTGTAGAAGAGGAACAGTTCTTAAAATCCATAGGCAGAATGATAAATCTTTATATAGAAAGGCTTGAGCTTTTACACAAAGCCCAGTCAGCATCAAGGGCAAAATCAGCTTTCATATCAAATATGTCCCACGAACTCAGAACACCTTTAAACAGTATCATAGGTTTTGCACAGTATCTCCAGATGGCGGAGACGGACGAGGAAAATATAAAGGCAGCCAGAAGTATAGAGCTTGCAGGGAGACACCTCCTTGACATGATAAATGATATCCTTGATTTCGCAAAGATTGAGGCTGGAGCTGTAAAGGTAAACAAAAGATCTTTTCCTGTTAAAAAGCTTATAGATGAGATCTCCGCTATGGTTCAGCCTCTCATTCAGGAAAAAGGACTGAAGCTGATACTTCCTGAGAACACAGACACAGTTATAAACACAGATTACAGACTTTTAAAACAGGTTTTACTTAACCTGCTCTCAAACGCTGTTAAATTTACGGAGGAAGGCTACATAAAGATAGATGTAAGAAAAGATAACGGAAAGATATACTTCTCTGTTATAGATACAGGTATAGGGATATCAAGGGAAAATATAGATAAACTCTTTAAGGACTTTACACAGCTTGAAAATCCTTTACAGAAAAAGTACAAAGGAACAGGCTTGGGCCTTGCCATATCTAAGAAATATATTGAACTTTTGGGAGGTGAGATTTACGCATACAGTGAAGGAGAGGGAAAAGGGGCAAAGTTTGAGTTTTATATTCCACTTTAG
- the purH gene encoding bifunctional phosphoribosylaminoimidazolecarboxamide formyltransferase/IMP cyclohydrolase has product MGRKALISVSDKTGVVEFAKELEKLGFQIISSSGTARVLKENGIDVTEVSDITGFPEIMGGRVKTLHPKIHGGLLAVRDNPEYMKQLEEQGIEPIDIVAINLYPFEQTVRKGADLDEIIENIDIGGPAMVRASAKNHKFVTIIVDPEDYGSVISELKEKGETSLETRRKLALKAFRHTAFYDSVISSVLNEKFGIDEKFPEEFSVPFRKKDTLRYGENPHQEAAVYISPVEYKGLSVAESEVLHGKEMSYNNFLDVEAAVNLVKEFDETACVIVKHNNPCGVAISHTPEKAYREALSRDPKSAFGGIVAFNRSVDIDTAKALTEIFLEVIVAPDFDKDAFDYLTEKKKNLRLVKIKNFDKKAEGPDYRRISGGILVQDRDTQLYNELKVVTDREPTDKEMEDLLFAWKVVKHVKSNSVVIAKNKATVGIGPGQTSRVDSLETAVKKAEEFNLDTEGSVLASEAFFPFRDSVDQAAKYGIKAIIQPGGSIRDNEVIQAANEHGIAMVFTGMRHFKH; this is encoded by the coding sequence ATGGGAAGAAAAGCTTTGATCTCCGTTTCTGACAAGACAGGGGTTGTTGAGTTTGCGAAAGAACTTGAGAAACTCGGATTTCAGATCATATCATCATCAGGAACAGCAAGGGTTTTAAAGGAGAATGGGATAGATGTTACAGAGGTTTCAGATATAACAGGCTTTCCTGAGATAATGGGTGGAAGGGTAAAAACCCTTCATCCAAAGATACACGGCGGTCTTCTTGCTGTAAGGGACAACCCTGAGTATATGAAACAGCTTGAAGAGCAGGGAATAGAACCTATAGATATTGTTGCTATAAACCTATACCCTTTTGAACAGACAGTTAGGAAAGGGGCTGATCTTGATGAGATCATAGAGAATATTGATATAGGCGGTCCTGCCATGGTAAGGGCATCAGCCAAAAATCATAAATTTGTTACTATAATAGTTGATCCTGAGGATTACGGTTCTGTTATATCAGAACTTAAAGAAAAAGGAGAAACATCTTTAGAAACAAGAAGGAAACTTGCACTTAAAGCTTTCAGACATACAGCATTTTATGACAGTGTTATATCTTCCGTTTTAAATGAGAAGTTCGGTATAGATGAGAAATTCCCAGAGGAGTTTTCTGTACCATTCAGAAAGAAGGATACTCTCAGATATGGTGAAAATCCCCATCAGGAAGCTGCCGTTTACATATCCCCAGTTGAGTACAAAGGTCTTTCAGTGGCTGAAAGCGAAGTTTTACACGGTAAAGAGATGTCTTACAACAACTTTCTTGATGTTGAGGCGGCTGTAAATCTTGTTAAGGAGTTTGATGAGACAGCCTGTGTTATAGTTAAACACAACAATCCATGTGGTGTTGCTATATCCCATACACCTGAAAAAGCTTACAGAGAGGCTCTATCAAGGGACCCTAAATCTGCATTTGGCGGTATCGTTGCTTTCAACAGATCTGTTGATATTGATACAGCAAAGGCTCTGACAGAGATATTCCTTGAGGTTATTGTTGCTCCGGACTTTGATAAGGATGCATTTGATTATCTCACAGAGAAGAAGAAAAATTTAAGGCTTGTTAAGATAAAGAACTTTGATAAAAAAGCTGAAGGTCCTGATTACAGAAGGATATCAGGTGGAATACTTGTTCAGGACAGGGATACACAGCTTTATAATGAGCTGAAAGTTGTAACGGATAGAGAACCTACAGATAAGGAGATGGAAGATCTTTTATTCGCATGGAAGGTTGTTAAACATGTCAAATCAAACTCTGTTGTAATTGCAAAAAATAAAGCAACAGTTGGGATAGGACCGGGGCAGACATCAAGGGTTGACAGCTTAGAGACAGCTGTTAAAAAAGCTGAAGAGTTTAATCTTGATACGGAAGGATCAGTTTTAGCCTCCGAGGCGTTCTTCCCATTTAGAGACAGTGTTGATCAGGCTGCAAAGTATGGGATAAAGGCTATCATACAGCCAGGTGGATCTATAAGGGATAATGAGGTTATCCAGGCAGCCAATGAACACGGGATAGCTATGGTATTCACAGGAATGAGACATTTTAAACATTAA
- a CDS encoding CCA tRNA nucleotidyltransferase, translating into MLGIEKLLEKILHRQKLPKEEREKIDIDIKTKYVHGLLFYNSYFDHLSKALSKDTVCLIVGGWIRDRLLNRPLSKKIDIDFLVTTDPFEIVKRFKKILGKGDIFRFEKEKDVATIIFYEGDHRYRFDFSYFDISDIMENPDLDFYDKEREIIKRIEQDLMTRDFTINAMAVVFDDTIGLGASQTVLFDPSGGLEDLQAGIVRPVSYENIEKDPVRILRGYRIAQEIDFEIDSDFERWVKKNASLVKNAPSERLRDEILKIFDKERSADTVDRLIKAGLLQQIIPEIESMIKIRKTGDFHKYDLLNHSLKTVEYMEQFLKKKRF; encoded by the coding sequence ATGCTTGGGATTGAGAAACTTCTTGAGAAGATACTGCACAGACAGAAGCTCCCTAAGGAAGAGAGGGAAAAGATCGATATTGATATAAAGACCAAGTATGTTCACGGTCTTCTTTTTTATAACTCTTACTTTGATCATCTATCAAAAGCCCTCTCAAAGGACACAGTATGCCTTATCGTTGGTGGGTGGATAAGGGACAGACTTCTGAACAGACCTCTATCAAAAAAGATTGATATAGACTTTCTCGTCACAACAGATCCATTTGAGATAGTAAAAAGATTTAAAAAGATACTGGGAAAAGGTGATATATTCCGTTTTGAAAAGGAAAAGGATGTTGCAACCATAATCTTTTATGAAGGTGATCACAGGTACAGATTTGATTTCTCGTACTTTGATATATCTGACATAATGGAAAATCCCGACCTTGATTTTTACGACAAGGAAAGGGAGATAATAAAAAGGATAGAACAGGATCTTATGACAAGGGATTTTACCATAAATGCGATGGCTGTAGTCTTTGATGATACTATAGGACTCGGAGCTTCACAGACGGTACTTTTTGATCCATCAGGTGGACTTGAGGATCTTCAGGCGGGAATAGTAAGACCTGTATCCTATGAGAATATAGAGAAAGATCCTGTAAGGATACTTAGAGGTTACAGAATAGCACAGGAGATAGATTTTGAGATAGACAGTGATTTTGAGAGATGGGTAAAGAAAAATGCTTCCCTTGTAAAGAATGCACCATCTGAGAGATTGAGGGATGAGATACTTAAGATATTTGATAAAGAAAGATCAGCTGATACAGTTGACAGACTTATAAAAGCAGGTCTTCTTCAGCAGATCATCCCAGAAATTGAAAGTATGATAAAAATAAGAAAAACAGGTGATTTCCACAAGTACGATCTTTTAAATCACTCCCTTAAAACAGTTGAGTATATGGAGCAGTTCTTAAAAAAAAAGAGATTTTAA
- the mnmA gene encoding tRNA 2-thiouridine(34) synthase MnmA codes for MRVAVGMSGGVDSSVAALLLKEKGYDVIGVTLKLSSIVCSNDIQVCCSPQDIKDAKRVASYLGIEHYVIDWEDIFREKVINYFVEEYKKGKTPNPCSVCNREVKTGRLAKFVNIVLGADKFATGHYIKIEDHPVYGKVIKRGSDIKKDQSYFMALLERDVLDLLIFPLSDLTKEEVRKIAEDYKIPVSQKKESFEICFTAGKTPAEYLLENNLLAFESGDIVHIDGKTVGKHKGLPFYTVGQRRGLGVRWREPLYVIEKDAERNTVVVGEREKLLTDHVSSEDFNFLVPVEKWKKEGLSVQGRYRQKAVKIKDVSIEGNRLTAYFEKPEERFAKGQVLAVYDGDILLGGGIIV; via the coding sequence ATGAGAGTAGCTGTCGGTATGAGCGGAGGAGTGGACTCCTCTGTTGCAGCACTCCTCCTTAAGGAAAAAGGATACGATGTTATAGGTGTTACTCTGAAATTAAGCAGTATAGTCTGTTCAAATGATATACAGGTATGCTGTTCTCCACAGGACATAAAAGATGCAAAAAGGGTAGCTTCATATCTTGGGATTGAGCATTACGTCATAGACTGGGAGGATATATTCAGAGAGAAGGTTATAAACTACTTTGTTGAGGAGTACAAGAAAGGAAAAACCCCTAACCCTTGTTCCGTATGTAACAGGGAGGTAAAAACAGGAAGGCTCGCAAAGTTTGTAAATATCGTTCTTGGTGCAGATAAGTTCGCAACAGGACATTACATAAAAATTGAGGATCACCCGGTTTATGGTAAGGTTATAAAAAGAGGATCAGATATTAAAAAGGATCAGTCTTACTTTATGGCACTTTTAGAAAGGGATGTTCTTGATCTTCTTATCTTCCCACTTTCAGACCTGACAAAGGAGGAGGTAAGGAAGATAGCTGAGGATTACAAAATACCTGTTTCACAGAAAAAGGAGAGTTTTGAGATCTGCTTTACAGCCGGGAAAACACCTGCTGAGTATCTTCTTGAAAACAATCTTCTGGCATTTGAGTCTGGAGATATTGTACATATTGATGGAAAAACGGTAGGAAAGCATAAAGGTCTGCCTTTTTACACGGTAGGACAGAGAAGAGGTCTTGGTGTTAGATGGAGAGAGCCTTTATATGTTATAGAAAAAGATGCTGAAAGAAATACAGTTGTTGTTGGTGAAAGGGAAAAACTTCTAACAGATCATGTAAGCTCAGAAGATTTTAACTTCCTTGTTCCCGTGGAAAAATGGAAAAAGGAAGGTCTGTCTGTTCAGGGAAGATACAGACAGAAAGCTGTAAAAATAAAGGATGTAAGTATAGAAGGTAACAGACTGACAGCCTACTTTGAAAAACCTGAGGAGAGATTCGCAAAAGGACAGGTTTTAGCCGTTTATGACGGTGATATACTCCTTGGCGGTGGTATTATAGTTTAA
- a CDS encoding type II secretion system F family protein — MPKFIYTARDKYGVLKKDTIYASDVGAAETELTKQGYQIIRIELAPKKEISIDIFKPKVKEKDLAIFTRQLGAMISAGVGIAEALEILSEQIPNKTLADALKSVKEDVMAGMSLAKAMEKHPKAFPEFLVNLTAAAEESGNLDVILKRATVYYEKIAAIKRKLISASWYPAMVVVIATVIVLGILTFIVPTFAQLYKGMGSELPFLTQFLIDASNFVKANILYIFAGIFGLFILNGYIYKTRAGKEFWHRVFLNLPLLGEIFRKGAVAKFSRTLSTLVSGGVPIIRALEIASTVAGNVVIEKSINKTKDEVEKGKQIYQSLDPKLFPPIFIAMVRVGENTGRLDEMLDTIADFFEDEVDRAVEGLLSTIEPLLMVFIGGIVGVILVGLYLPIFKLGELMK; from the coding sequence ATGCCTAAGTTTATTTATACTGCAAGGGATAAATACGGAGTCCTAAAAAAGGATACCATATACGCCTCAGATGTAGGTGCTGCGGAAACTGAGCTTACAAAACAGGGATACCAGATAATAAGGATAGAACTTGCTCCCAAAAAAGAGATCAGTATAGATATATTCAAACCAAAGGTTAAAGAGAAAGATCTTGCAATATTTACAAGACAGCTTGGAGCGATGATATCCGCAGGTGTTGGTATTGCGGAGGCTCTGGAGATACTGTCAGAACAGATTCCAAACAAAACCCTCGCAGATGCTTTAAAATCAGTAAAAGAAGACGTTATGGCGGGTATGTCACTTGCAAAGGCTATGGAGAAACACCCCAAAGCATTTCCAGAATTTCTGGTTAATCTGACAGCAGCAGCAGAAGAGTCAGGTAATCTTGATGTTATTCTTAAAAGGGCAACTGTATATTATGAGAAGATAGCAGCTATTAAAAGAAAGCTGATAAGTGCTTCATGGTATCCTGCAATGGTTGTTGTTATCGCAACGGTTATAGTTCTTGGAATTCTCACTTTTATTGTCCCAACATTCGCCCAGCTTTATAAGGGTATGGGTTCTGAGCTTCCATTTCTCACACAGTTTCTTATTGATGCAAGTAACTTTGTTAAGGCAAACATCCTTTATATATTTGCAGGAATATTTGGTCTTTTCATCCTGAACGGGTATATATACAAAACAAGAGCTGGTAAAGAGTTCTGGCATAGGGTATTCCTAAATCTTCCCCTTTTAGGTGAGATATTTAGAAAAGGTGCTGTTGCAAAATTCTCAAGGACACTCTCAACACTTGTTAGCGGTGGTGTTCCGATAATAAGAGCCCTTGAGATAGCATCAACAGTTGCAGGGAATGTTGTTATAGAAAAGTCCATTAACAAAACAAAAGATGAGGTTGAAAAGGGTAAACAGATATACCAGTCACTTGATCCAAAACTATTCCCGCCTATATTTATCGCGATGGTAAGGGTCGGTGAGAACACAGGAAGACTTGATGAGATGCTTGATACGATAGCTGACTTCTTTGAGGACGAGGTTGACAGGGCTGTTGAAGGTCTCCTTTCAACTATAGAGCCTCTGCTCATGGTTTTCATAGGTGGAATTGTTGGGGTTATACTTGTAGGCCTTTACCTGCCAATATTCAAGCTTGGGGAGTTGATGAAATAA
- a CDS encoding type IV pilus twitching motility protein PilT yields the protein MERELSLTIDEIARKSLEMDATDIHITAGAPPTLRIDGKITYLSDYPVLYPRDTQKLIYSIMNEKQKRTFEDKNEVDFSIGIKGIGRFRVNVFRQRGSVAAALRRIPYEIKPMEELGLIPSVKELCRKSMGLVLVTGPTGSGKTTTLASMIDYINANFQYHIITIEDPIEYLFPHKKSLVAQREVGNDTGGFAIALKYALREDPDVILVGEMRDLETIKAALTAAETGHLVFATLHTNTAIQTINRIINVFPEHEQDQIRTELSFVLQGVISQRLLPRIGGGRVLIHEVLIPTTGIRNLIRENKIHQIYGLMQSGQVGTGMQTMNQSIMRAIREGLITPEDGLKISPEPQELERLLKLK from the coding sequence ATGGAAAGAGAACTTTCTTTAACAATTGATGAGATAGCAAGAAAATCACTTGAGATGGATGCAACGGATATACATATTACAGCTGGAGCACCTCCAACACTCAGGATAGACGGTAAGATCACATACCTTTCAGACTATCCTGTTCTATACCCGAGGGACACACAGAAACTTATATACTCAATAATGAATGAAAAACAGAAGAGAACATTTGAGGACAAAAATGAGGTTGATTTCTCAATAGGTATAAAGGGTATAGGAAGATTCAGGGTTAACGTTTTCAGACAGAGGGGAAGTGTTGCAGCAGCCTTAAGAAGGATTCCTTACGAGATAAAACCTATGGAAGAGCTTGGACTTATACCTTCTGTTAAAGAGCTTTGTAGAAAAAGTATGGGACTTGTTCTTGTTACAGGTCCAACAGGATCTGGTAAAACAACAACACTTGCATCTATGATTGATTATATAAATGCAAACTTCCAGTACCACATAATAACCATTGAAGATCCCATTGAGTATCTTTTCCCTCATAAAAAATCACTTGTTGCACAGAGGGAGGTTGGTAACGATACAGGTGGTTTCGCTATAGCACTGAAGTATGCATTAAGGGAAGACCCGGATGTTATACTTGTTGGTGAGATGAGGGACCTTGAGACTATAAAGGCAGCACTCACAGCAGCAGAAACAGGACACCTTGTTTTTGCAACACTTCACACAAACACAGCTATACAGACTATAAACCGTATAATAAACGTATTCCCTGAACATGAACAGGATCAGATAAGAACAGAGCTCAGTTTTGTTCTTCAGGGGGTTATATCACAGAGATTACTTCCAAGGATAGGTGGCGGAAGGGTTCTCATACATGAGGTTCTCATCCCGACAACAGGTATAAGAAACCTTATAAGAGAAAATAAGATACACCAGATCTATGGTCTTATGCAGTCAGGACAGGTTGGAACAGGTATGCAGACGATGAACCAGTCTATTATGAGAGCTATAAGGGAGGGACTGATTACACCTGAAGACGGTCTTAAGATATCACCTGAACCTCAGGAGCTTGAAAGATTACTAAAACTAAAGTAA